tcgtgtccgactcttagcgaccccatggactgcagcccatcaggctcctccgtccatgggattttccaggcaagagtactggagtggggtgccattgccttctcctacatccTTCTAAAGCTGCACTTTCGAAGGCTGATCATCAAGTTGCATCCAATGAATTCTGCCTTATCTTCTATAAGGGACAAAAGCTTAAGCGATCAGCTGGATTCATACCGTCAATTCTCAAAAGGGAGGCAGAGGCTGAGAGGAGCCCTGTGGCTTGCCTATCACTACATGGTGACAAATCGAGAGCTGTCAACCTTATTGGTATATTTACTAGATGACAGTGGGATTTTGTCTATTTCGATAGGTGGATGCCGCTTAGAATCCAACACATAGCTGGTGCAAgaactctcctctctcctctttcactttgttttttcctGTCCCACAAACCTTGCTTAATGAGGCCTTGATCCAGTTAATGTACTAAGAGGACTACTTGATCTTTCCTGGAGGGATCTAAGCACTGTGACCCTCCATAGCATGTAGACCTTGTTCCCTGATGGGTtatgttttcccttttctgtgaCTTGCCTCCCTGGACCACATTCCAATTTGCCTGCTGGctcatttatttccttgggctggCTGCCTTGTTTGGTGGTTTTTAGTGAGGATTCTGATCAATGCCATGAGGTGAGGGGAAGGGCTCCGAGTGGGCTCAGTCATTGGACAAGCAGACTTGGTGATGGATGAGCCTTCTCCCCAGTGAGTCTTGACTCAGGAGAAGTCCAGCTGGTAAGTTTTTCCAGAATTGAGTAAACCAGAAGCAGTGCCAGCAGCGTCTTACCTCTTGTGGTTTTTGTATTGATCTGAAAGGAAATTCTCTGCGGCAGTTCCACGTTTCACTAGAAAATACAGCTACATCCATGATGAACTTAGATATTGTCATATGAGCTGTTttagaaaaaacatttgaagaggggtgggaggaaggaagagagtgtctttaaaaaaaaaatccctttcaaaatattttctttcttctcagtaTTGAAAAGGCACACTATAACCCTTTCTTCCAAATGATCTCATAGCTATTTATTGAAGGGAAATAccaaatgcttatttatttatttaaaaaggagCGTCTTCGGTTCACATCGATGATTCACATCGATGTAATTTTCCTCCTGACTGCAGAGGCTCTGAGACAAAGCAACACCTCAACTGATGTGCCGGTGTCAGAACAATTCctgtcctggaggagggtgtgcaaCCTTCTTTATTCCCCCTTCACAGACGTCCTTGAGCCCTTGAGACGGATGTGAGCGAGTTTTTCAGTCCTCATGCAAAACAACCATCTAAACATAACAGATGACATCAGCTCAGGCTTTTCAATTCCTGGATGGCAGCAGCGTGTTAATCCAGCCTTCATCCTGGATTTCATAAACTAAAACAAGAGCCTGGCAGGAGGACAGCGCTGCTGCTGGGTTGAGGAAATTGATGACGGGGAAGCATGCGGGCAACCCAGTGTATAAAACTCATAATCGTGTAGGCAGACGCTCAGCTACCACTTTGTACGGCGGCTTCCCGCCAGCAGAGACCCAGCCGCGGGAAGCGGAGCCCGAGCCGCGGGAAACATGAAGCGCCTCCTGCTGCTGGCCACGCTGCTGGTCCCCGCGCACCTGGCGGCGGTCTGGAGCCGCAAGTACGCGGTGGATTGCCCCGAGCGCTGTGACAGTAGCCAGTGCAAAAGCAGCTCGCGCTGTAAGAGGACAGTGCTAGACGACTGTGGCTGCTGCCGGGTGTGCGCCGCGGGGCTCGGAGAAACCTGCTACCGCACAGTCTCGGGCATGGATGGCGTGAAGTGTGGCCCCGGGCTGAGGTGTCAGTTTTACAATGAGGAGGATGATTTTGGTGACGAGTTTGGTATCTGCAAAGGTAAAGAGCGACCCCTTGCTTCTTGCCCCTTGCCTAGGGCACCCTGCAGGCTTTTAGCCAGCGTGGGAAGAGAGGAGTCTTTCCTTCTAATGCAAAGAGGGAAAATGCAGGTGGGTTTAGGGACCAGGTTCCCCCCACAGGTGCTGTCAtagggagagagaaagataacTTTGCAGATTGCGGCTGAACCCTGCATGcaaggaagcccagaaagaaaTACAGCGTTTCACTCATGAtgtttaagagattttttttttttttaagttgcaatgGAAAAT
The sequence above is a segment of the Bos indicus isolate NIAB-ARS_2022 breed Sahiwal x Tharparkar chromosome 20, NIAB-ARS_B.indTharparkar_mat_pri_1.0, whole genome shotgun sequence genome. Coding sequences within it:
- the ESM1 gene encoding endothelial cell-specific molecule 1, whose protein sequence is MKRLLLLATLLVPAHLAAVWSRKYAVDCPERCDSSQCKSSSRCKRTVLDDCGCCRVCAAGLGETCYRTVSGMDGVKCGPGLRCQFYNEEDDFGDEFGICKDCPFGTFGMECKQICSCQSGICNRVTGKCLKFPFFQYSVAKATNQRFVSHTEHDVASGDGNAVREELVKENDAPSPVMKWLNPR